Sequence from the Plasmodium berghei ANKA genome assembly, chromosome: 3 genome:
GCAAACGCCATAAATATATGGGTAATATTTGGCTAACTGATATAGTGCTATTAAAACTTGGATTtcgtatttttatattattatataaattactaacattgtaaaaaaacttgaatttttatttcttttctttaaaCTTTTAACCAATCCACCAGATTTATGTATGAGATAAGTTctgataattttatatttatttgataaaaaaataaattgcacacaaaaattaaaaagttcTTTAGatatattactattatcttttaaaatgtttaataattcatcaaaatagaaattactattttttgaggatattttgatatcatcatatttaaaaaaatgttataatatACTTAACAGATTCATTTGTATTCCCTAAAAACTGTCTAACTACTTAAGTCTTGTATAAGCATTATGCATAATTATTCAtagaatttttaaaataagtTGTTTTAGTAAATGTTTgcacatataaaatatataagtaaaaataaaaatatataaaaaaaaaaaaagaaataaccATTCATATGCATAAATGAACATTTTATATGCACATGTAAACTGTAATATGTTTCTTTGTATGACtatgcatgtatatatatgttttttttttttttgaatagctaaaaactttttttttctgatcatacaattttgtataattaattttttttttggctATAATTTATATCTCTCAGGCTTATTTAATAACCTCAGGtatatttactttttaaaatttgaaaaaaatacctTAAACATTTcaaaaatttgttttaaaaatctAATTAcattacattattttttgtagaATATTTATGCGGCCTCAAACACACATTTTCGTATGCATATGTGTGTGTATATTTGCgtacatatgtatatatagagAGAACATACATAGTTAGAAAATtgtgcatatattaatgcATACCAATTCATCGCAATATAATTCGCACACATTTTcgtatattattataacgtgcttatgtgtatatggcctatgtatgtatacatagtatatattcattaaattatttacaagtatttattttttcactaGATAGCTATAAAAACTACCTTACTGGTTAATATATTCGTTACaatctattttatttggcATTTCAGAAATAGCTACCTCAAATCTGGTTTGTACTTCATTTAAGGCTAATGTATCTTCTTGAGAAGATACAAAAGTAATAGCTAAACCTTTTGTACCAAATCTTCCAGCTCTTCCAACTCTGTGTAAATAAGAATCTGAATTTTCTGGCATATCATAATTAATAACGATGTTTATTCTTTCAATATCAATACCCCTTCCAAATAAATCAGTGGATACTAATATTCTGTTTTCaaactttttaaatttatcatatCTTTCAATTCTTTCTTCTTGATTTAAACCACCATGTATAGATATGGATGGAAAGTTGCACTCGGTTAATAATTTGTCTAGTGTGATAGCTCTTGTAACGgatttaacaaaaattataacttGATTGAATTCTAAGGCATCTAATATTTCTATTAATTTTCTtgttttatctttttcttGTAATTTAACATAATGCTGCAATAGTCCGTGTAATTTTAACTTAGCTTCATCatcaataaatatttctacAGGGTTTTGTAAAAACTTTTTGCATACGTCTCTCATTTCTTTTGCCATAGTTGctgaaaaaaacataacttgtttttttaaaggagtagaaataaaaattttctgTACATCGCCTCTCATATCTAACCTTTCTAAACATTTATCACATTCATCTAAAACAAAATGTTGAATTTTATCTgttaacatatatttttctctaATTAATGCTAATATACGACCAGGTGTACCAATAATTATATGAggtatattatttcctttGAATAAGACTACATGCTTATTCATAGATATACCACCATAAACAACTTCACAtctaacattttttaaatatttgcTAAATCTAtcaaattcattttttatttgataagCTAATTCACGAGTATGTGCTATACCTAAACATctaacatatttattttgagaACCGCTATTTTGATTCATATCTCCACTAGCATTGTTCATATCcttttcttcttttatatctttGCTATCATTAGTTTCAAGTTGTTgtaaaattgataaaacGAAAACAGCAGTTTTTCCCATACCACTCTTTGCCTGACATAAAATATCGGTACCTTtggggaaaaaaaaaaatattaattatgaAGTGTTcagtaaatatattttatatatttctttttcaatttttaataCGCAAATTATTACCTGTTATTGCTGCTGGTATAGTTTCTTGCTGTACCTCAGATGGATGTTCAAATCCACTTTCGCTAATTGCTCTTAATAATTCtggttttaaaaaaaaatctttAAATCCTCCAGTATGAACAGTAGCATAACTACCTCTCATAGCACCACTTTCATTAACTCCTTTATTATTGTTGTTTAAAAGGTTACCTCCGATGTCACATTTGACATCCTTATTATCTAACATGTTATCATCATCTTCGTAATCTACTAACTCATCTTGAACATTATGATCTATTGCAGCCATTTTCGtctttctttattttatttatctaTCTTTTTACTTAAAATGCAAACAAtaagtataataataattattcttatatatactattaaaatatttcttatgCTTACAAAGCGTGTAtgaaatttaaaaatgtagaaattttgaaaaatacgaaagaaaaaataaaggaatTTTactacaaaatatatagttatatacaaaattgtaaaaaaaaatatatatattgggAAAAAAACggtattatataatattcactaattatatatatgtttcaATTGaaaattcttttaaaattattttttgttccctatatacattttaattgtttttttcctCTCTGGTTTATAATTCCgttaaaaaagaaaattatatatatatatttaaaatttcattttttttcgtattTCGTAATATTTTAGCTTAACTGCAGtaattttaacattttgCATTGaattattgtttatatatattttttatttatatattcacctatatataatggtgattttttttttttcattcttCATAgctattattataacatatacttttttttgatatacCACGATAGTACACTCCTATTCTCAACTATAAGATGAACAcccataaaataaaaaatgtagcTGCAgatatatactatatatatatatattatattatattacatatgcgtatgtatatatatatccatataataatactacaataaaatattaagatTAAAGGGGGCATTATGAAAAttgctattttttatatgaatttcatagctatataatttttttaattacatAATGGGTACCTAGGCTATGTATTACCCATATTCGTAGgcatatatgtaaatacaatgtttgttaattttcctcacatttattaatatatcttgttaagataaaaaaattaatacgATTTTagaaattatatacaatatatatataatatgacATAAATATACTTTGTTTTTAAAGATTTCCCAAGTTATACATTTACATAACTAATGCGTAAACCATAATTATACACAAAGGGTTACCCCCTACGTgcataatttaaattatgttttttccTATCCCTTTTTTCGCATTAATGTcacattttaataaaaaaaaagtaaaaataaagagggaaaaaaacatgtatagtttttaaaaggttatctttatttcatattctTTTAAACTATGTTTTTGGAAATCCATtcattgaaaatattaaaatataaacgtGATATTTAACACTTATAAACTTAT
This genomic interval carries:
- a CDS encoding ATP-dependent RNA helicase UAP56, putative, producing the protein MAAIDHNVQDELVDYEDDDNMLDNKDVKCDIGGNLLNNNNKGVNESGAMRGSYATVHTGGFKDFFLKPELLRAISESGFEHPSEVQQETIPAAITGTDILCQAKSGMGKTAVFVLSILQQLETNDSKDIKEEKDMNNASGDMNQNSGSQNKYVRCLGIAHTRELAYQIKNEFDRFSKYLKNVRCEVVYGGISMNKHVVLFKGNNIPHIIIGTPGRILALIREKYMLTDKIQHFVLDECDKCLERLDMRGDVQKIFISTPLKKQVMFFSATMAKEMRDVCKKFLQNPVEIFIDDEAKLKLHGLLQHYVKLQEKDKTRKLIEILDALEFNQVIIFVKSVTRAITLDKLLTECNFPSISIHGGLNQEERIERYDKFKKFENRILVSTDLFGRGIDIERINIVINYDMPENSDSYLHRVGRAGRFGTKGLAITFVSSQEDTLALNEVQTRFEVAISEMPNKIDCNEYINQ